Proteins encoded by one window of Fusarium graminearum PH-1 chromosome 1, whole genome shotgun sequence:
- a CDS encoding chitin synthase D — protein MHKNSLLGQIIYTSIMSAVLLMACLEWFLWLAAFLYCLVKVFQKSEHWSINVLCIIVGTAFVLLRVIFLPIMVVTLPLPDAIAKLWPEEMVSFLQWFAFWAFAILLTVPWLFCIYQVVTNQLGRTKRMKQVLDDVTAPKVVIVMPCYREEPEVLIKAINSVVDCDYPPSCIHVFLSFDGEEEDNLYLNTISQLGVLLKTESHPRSIDVKYRSARVTISRFPHGGKRHCQKVTFKLIDRVYEEYLKRNDNLFILFIDSDCILDKVCLQNFVYDMELSPGNTGEMLAMTGVITSTTKKHSIITLLQDMEYIHGQLFERTVESGCGSVTCLPGALTMLRFSAFRRMAKYYFVDKAEQCEDLFDFAKCHLGEDRWLTHLFMIGAKKRHQIQMCTSAFCKTEAVQSTRSLVKQRRRWFLGFITNEVCMLTDWRLWKRYPILILVRFMQNTIRTTALLFFVMVLAIMTTVKKVDDLPVGFIAISLGLNWMLMLYFGAKLRRFKIWLYPLMFILNPFYNWYYMVYGIFTAGQRTWGGPRADAAAADSHTTAREAAEQAEKQGDELNVVPETFKAAHEARRAASNRESTTTSELGRTKSVIRPPGKIDGKFSARQKTASGMYAHPDEMDISANDVEKGRRGTRGFFADRDSLDSISSAQNIDLGVSTPRRMKLLMNEEDLRKYQLGQQIQNRNSGIDDAEGIYRQPIRTPSAFPHAHSASANDIPLHDLGANDTAAQGSRSEDIQRFSEGRGIGTRADNGRSRNVGNSSFASRMAKRTPKTSR, from the exons ATGCACAAAAACTCATTGCTTGGACAGATTATTTACACCAGCATAATGAGTGCAGTTCTTCTGATGGCGTGCCTCGAGTGGTTCTTATGGCTCGCAGCTTTTCTATActgtcttgtcaaggtcTTTCAAAAGTCGGAACACTGGTCCATCAATGTCTTATGCATCATTGTCGGCACCGCCTTTGTGCTCCTGCG AGTGATATTTCTTCCCATCATGGTGGTCACATTACCCCTTCCCGATGCTATTGCGAAACTATGGCCAGAAGAGATGGTATCATTCCTGCAGTGGTTTGCCTTCTGGGCCTTTGCCATTCTGTTGACAGTGCCATGGCTGTTTTGCATCTATCAGGTAGTGACAAACCAACTTGGGCGAACGAAACGAATGAAACAGGTTCTAGACGACGTCACTGCACCCAAGGTTGTCATCGTGATGCCTTGCTACCGTGAAGAACCCGAAGTCCTCATAAAAGCTATCAACTCAGTTGTCGACTGCGATTATCCACCATCATGCATTCACGTTTTCCTATCATTCgacggagaagaagaagacaacctATATCTCAACACGATCAGCCAATTGGGTGTGTTGTTGAAAACGGAGTCACATCCCAGAAGTATCGACGTTAAGTACCGATCTGCACGAGTGACAATCTCGCGTTTCCCACACGGAGGAAAGAGACACTGTCAAAAGGTGaccttcaagctcattgACCGGGTATACGAGGAATATCTCAAGAGAAACGACAATCTGTTCATCCTATTTATCGACTCGGACTGTATACTGGACAAAGTGTGTCTGCAAAACTTTGTCTATGATATGGAGCTCAGTCCTGGCAATACAGGAGAGATGCTGGCTATGACAGGCGTCATCACCTCGACGACAAAGAAACACAGTATCATCACTCTACTACAGGACATGGAGTACATACACGGACAGCTATTTGAGCGAACAGTTGAGTCTGGCTGTGGCTCCGTCACATGTCTGCCAGGGGCTTTGACCATGCTGCGCTTCTCGGCTTTCCGAAGAATGGCCAAATACTACTTCGTGGACAAGGCAGAGCAATGTGAAGACCTTTTTGACTTTGCCAAGtgtcatcttggagaagaccGCTGGTTGACGCATCTATTCATGATTGGTGCCAAGAAACGGCACCAGATCCAGATGTGCACGTCGGCATTCTGCAAGACGGAGGCTGTACAGTCAACTCGGTCTCTGGTTAAGCAGCGGCGCCGATGGTTTCTCGGCTTCATAACGAACGAAGTGTGTATGCTAACTGATTGGCGCTTATGGAAACGATATCCTATACTTATCCTGGTTCGGTTTATGCAAAACACCATACGTACAACAGCCCTCCTATTTTTCGTCATggtcttggccatcatgacCACGGTCAAGAAAGTGGATGACCTTCCTGTGGGATTCATCGCTATATCTCTTGGGCTCAACTGGATGTTGATGCTCTATTTTGGGGCAAAGCTGCGGCGATTCAAGATCTGGCTGTACCCGCTCATGTTCATTCTCAACCCGTTTTACAACTGGTACTATATGGTATATGGGATTTTTACGGCAGGGCAGAGAACATGGGGTGGACCGCGAGCCGACGCTGCGGCAGCTGACAGTCATACAACAGCGAGAGAAGCGGCAGAACAAGCCGAGAAACAAGGAGACGAACTGAACGTGGTCCCTGAGACTTTCAAAGCGGCACATGAAGCGCGCAGGGCTGCATCGAATCGCGAATCGACTACGACAAGCGAACTTGGCCGCACTAAAAGCGTGATACGCCCGCCTGGCAAGATCGACGGAAAGTTCTCGGCACGTCAAAAGACTGCATCGGGAATGTACGCTCAtccagatgagatggacatAAGCGCCAACGATGTTGAAAAGGGACGGAGGGGAACTAGAGGTTTCTTTGCGGATCGAGATTCGTTGGATAGTATCTCGTCAGCTCAGAATATCGACCTGGGAGTAAGTACACCACGAAGAATGAAGCTTCTcatgaatgaagaagatcttcgaAAGTATCAACTTGGGCAACAAATTCAGAACCGAAATTCTGGAATTGACGATGCAGAGGGTATTTACCGTCAGCCAATCCGAACTCCGTCAGCCTTCCCTCATGCACATTCAGCGAGCGCAAATGACATCCCTTTGCATGATTTGGGAGCCAATGATACTGCCGCACAAGGTAGTCGCAGCGAAGATATCCAGCGATTTTCAGAAGGTAGAGGTATTGGCACAAGAGCAGACAATGGACGATCGAGAAACGTAGGGAACTCGTCATTTGCTAGTCGTATGGCTAAAAGGACACCAAAGACGAGTCGTTAA